One Engystomops pustulosus chromosome 7, aEngPut4.maternal, whole genome shotgun sequence DNA window includes the following coding sequences:
- the LOC140069406 gene encoding cathepsin S-like isoform X3 → MYFFVVHLIGLMAIMMLVDCRPDPSLDSHWQLWAKTHEKTYNKEDEFRRRSIWEDNLKFIMVHNLEYSLGLHSYEVGMNHLGDMTGEEVLVTMTGFGSLDLPVSNDTDLPEIVLKSKVPESMDWRKQNCVTDVKDQGMCSSSWAFSSAGALECQLKIRKGKLVSLSAQNLVDCSGSYGNNGCEGGFLVAAYRYMMDNGIEPDSAYPYEGQDRTCHFSTTKKATSITSYKEVAHGDENELKQVVGKVGPVSVAIDASRRSFYLYKNGVHYDPLCSSSQANHAVLIVGYGAEDGVEYWLVKNRTI, encoded by the exons ATGTACTTCTTTGTGGTCCACCTCATCGGCCTGATGGCCATCATGATGCTTGTGGACTGTAGACCCGACCCCAGTCTGGACAGTCATTGGCAGCTGTGGGCTAAGACACATGAGAAGACTTACAACAAG GAAGATGAGTTTAGGAGACGTAGTATCTGGGAAGACAACCTGAAGTTTATCATGGTCCACAACCTGGAATATTCTTTAGGTCTTCATTCCTATGAGGTGGGGATGAACCATCTTGGAGATATG accGGTGAGGAGGTGTTGGTGACAATGACTGGGTTCGGAAGTTTAGATCTCCCCGTGTCTAATGACACAGACCTGCCAGAGATTGTTTTGAAGTCTAAGGTCCCTGAGTCCATGGACTGGAGGAAACAGAATTGTGTGACTGATGTGAAAGATcag GGTATGTGCAGTTCTAGTTGGGCTTTCAGCAGTGCGGGGGCCCTGGAGTGCCAGCTGAAGATCAGGAAAGGTAAGTTGGTCTCTTTGAGTGCCCAGAACCTGGTGGACTGCTCAGGATCCTACGGGAACAATGGATGTGAAGGCGGCTTCCTGGTGGCAGCCTACAGATACATGATGGACAATGGCATAGAGCCCGATAGCGCCTACCCCTATGAAGGACAG GATAGGACCTGCCACTTCAGCACCACAAAGAAGGCCACGAGCATAACCAGCTACAAAGAAGTAGCACACGGGGACGAAAATGAGCTGAAACAAGTGGTGGGTAAAGTGGGTCCTGTGTCTGTGGCCATTGATGCCAGCCGCAGGTCCTTCTACTTGTATAAGAATG GGGTACACTATGACCCCCTGTGCTCAAGCTCCCAGGCAAACCACGCCGTGCTCATCGTTGGGTATGGCGCTGAAGATGGCGTAGAGTACTGGCTTGTTAAAAACAG GACTATATAA
- the LOC140069406 gene encoding cathepsin S-like isoform X2: MYFFVVHLIGLMAIMMLVDCRPDPSLDSHWQLWAKTHEKTYNKEDEFRRRSIWEDNLKFIMVHNLEYSLGLHSYEVGMNHLGDMTGEEVLVTMTGFGSLDLPVSNDTDLPEIVLKSKVPESMDWRKQNCVTDVKDQGMCSSSWAFSSAGALECQLKIRKGKLVSLSAQNLVDCSGSYGNNGCEGGFLVAAYRYMMDNGIEPDSAYPYEGQDRTCHFSTTKKATSITSYKEVAHGDENELKQVVGKVGPVSVAIDASRRSFYLYKNGVHYDPLCSSSQANHAVLIVGYGAEDGVEYWLVKNSSAFSAVDSGPAGDFLRQFLKHLHQVALLR; encoded by the exons ATGTACTTCTTTGTGGTCCACCTCATCGGCCTGATGGCCATCATGATGCTTGTGGACTGTAGACCCGACCCCAGTCTGGACAGTCATTGGCAGCTGTGGGCTAAGACACATGAGAAGACTTACAACAAG GAAGATGAGTTTAGGAGACGTAGTATCTGGGAAGACAACCTGAAGTTTATCATGGTCCACAACCTGGAATATTCTTTAGGTCTTCATTCCTATGAGGTGGGGATGAACCATCTTGGAGATATG accGGTGAGGAGGTGTTGGTGACAATGACTGGGTTCGGAAGTTTAGATCTCCCCGTGTCTAATGACACAGACCTGCCAGAGATTGTTTTGAAGTCTAAGGTCCCTGAGTCCATGGACTGGAGGAAACAGAATTGTGTGACTGATGTGAAAGATcag GGTATGTGCAGTTCTAGTTGGGCTTTCAGCAGTGCGGGGGCCCTGGAGTGCCAGCTGAAGATCAGGAAAGGTAAGTTGGTCTCTTTGAGTGCCCAGAACCTGGTGGACTGCTCAGGATCCTACGGGAACAATGGATGTGAAGGCGGCTTCCTGGTGGCAGCCTACAGATACATGATGGACAATGGCATAGAGCCCGATAGCGCCTACCCCTATGAAGGACAG GATAGGACCTGCCACTTCAGCACCACAAAGAAGGCCACGAGCATAACCAGCTACAAAGAAGTAGCACACGGGGACGAAAATGAGCTGAAACAAGTGGTGGGTAAAGTGGGTCCTGTGTCTGTGGCCATTGATGCCAGCCGCAGGTCCTTCTACTTGTATAAGAATG GGGTACACTATGACCCCCTGTGCTCAAGCTCCCAGGCAAACCACGCCGTGCTCATCGTTGGGTATGGCGCTGAAGATGGCGTAGAGTACTGGCTTGTTAAAAACAG cagtgcgttctctgcggtggattcgggtccggccggggatttcttaaggcagttcctcaaacacctccaccaggtggcgctgctgcgctga
- the LOC140069406 gene encoding cathepsin S-like isoform X1, whose product MYFFVVHLIGLMAIMMLVDCRPDPSLDSHWQLWAKTHEKTYNKEDEFRRRSIWEDNLKFIMVHNLEYSLGLHSYEVGMNHLGDMTGEEVLVTMTGFGSLDLPVSNDTDLPEIVLKSKVPESMDWRKQNCVTDVKDQGMCSSSWAFSSAGALECQLKIRKGKLVSLSAQNLVDCSGSYGNNGCEGGFLVAAYRYMMDNGIEPDSAYPYEGQDRTCHFSTTKKATSITSYKEVAHGDENELKQVVGKVGPVSVAIDASRRSFYLYKNGVHYDPLCSSSQANHAVLIVGYGAEDGVEYWLVKNSWGTSFGEGGYIKMARNHYNHCGIANFGSYPVL is encoded by the exons ATGTACTTCTTTGTGGTCCACCTCATCGGCCTGATGGCCATCATGATGCTTGTGGACTGTAGACCCGACCCCAGTCTGGACAGTCATTGGCAGCTGTGGGCTAAGACACATGAGAAGACTTACAACAAG GAAGATGAGTTTAGGAGACGTAGTATCTGGGAAGACAACCTGAAGTTTATCATGGTCCACAACCTGGAATATTCTTTAGGTCTTCATTCCTATGAGGTGGGGATGAACCATCTTGGAGATATG accGGTGAGGAGGTGTTGGTGACAATGACTGGGTTCGGAAGTTTAGATCTCCCCGTGTCTAATGACACAGACCTGCCAGAGATTGTTTTGAAGTCTAAGGTCCCTGAGTCCATGGACTGGAGGAAACAGAATTGTGTGACTGATGTGAAAGATcag GGTATGTGCAGTTCTAGTTGGGCTTTCAGCAGTGCGGGGGCCCTGGAGTGCCAGCTGAAGATCAGGAAAGGTAAGTTGGTCTCTTTGAGTGCCCAGAACCTGGTGGACTGCTCAGGATCCTACGGGAACAATGGATGTGAAGGCGGCTTCCTGGTGGCAGCCTACAGATACATGATGGACAATGGCATAGAGCCCGATAGCGCCTACCCCTATGAAGGACAG GATAGGACCTGCCACTTCAGCACCACAAAGAAGGCCACGAGCATAACCAGCTACAAAGAAGTAGCACACGGGGACGAAAATGAGCTGAAACAAGTGGTGGGTAAAGTGGGTCCTGTGTCTGTGGCCATTGATGCCAGCCGCAGGTCCTTCTACTTGTATAAGAATG GGGTACACTATGACCCCCTGTGCTCAAGCTCCCAGGCAAACCACGCCGTGCTCATCGTTGGGTATGGCGCTGAAGATGGCGTAGAGTACTGGCTTGTTAAAAACAG CTGGGGAACATCCTTCGGAGAAGGGGGCTACATAAAAATGGCGAGGAACCATTATAACCACTGCGGGATTGCGAACTTTGGCTCCTATCCGGTTCTCTGA
- the CTSK gene encoding cathepsin K — protein MFWFSLVAILLPLVRTNLYWDETLDSEWELWKMTHSKQYNGQLDEIKRRHIWEKNLKYINNHNKEYSEGKHSYTLGMNHLGDMTVEEVVLTMTGLRVPTNHKSNNTFEADRKAKIPKYIDYRKKGYVTPVQNQGSCGSCWAFSSVGALEGQLMKKTGKLVSLSPQNLVDCDSDNYGCQGGYMTNAFGYVRDNNGIDSNAYYPYIGQDEGCLYNPSGKAAGCKGFKEIPKGDEKALKRAVAQVGPVSVGIDASLPSFHFYSKGVYYDENCNPEDVNHAVLAVGYGNIKGTKHWIIKNSWGEQWGRKGYILMAREKKNACGISNLASFPVM, from the exons ATGTTCTGGTTCAGCCTTGTGGCGATTTTGCTGCCTCTGGTGAGGACCAATCTGTACTGGGATGAAACACTGGACTCAGAGTGGGAGCTATGGAAGATGACTCATAGCAAGCAATACAATGGTCAG CTCGATGAGATTAAGAGACGTCACATCTGGGAAAAAAATCTGAAGTACATCAACAACCACAACAAGGAGTATTCTGAGGGGAAGCACTCGTATACACTCGGCATGAACCATCTGGGAGACATG ACCGTTGAAGAAGTTGTCCTGACGATGACCGGATTGAGGGTCCCCACCAATCACAAGTCTAATAACACGTTTGAAGCCGACCGGAAAGCCAAAATCCCAAAGTATATTGACTACAGGAAGAAGGGTTACGTCACCCCAGTACAGAATCAG GGCTCCTGCGGATCATGTTGGGCTTTCAGTTCAGTGGGAGCACTTGAAGGACAACTGATGAAGAAGACAGGGAAGCTGGTGTCCCTCAGCCCTCAGAACCTGGTGGACTGTGATTCGGATAACTATGGATGCCAGGGGGGATACATGACCAATGCGTTTGGGTACGTGAGGGATAATAACGGCATAGACTCCAATGCCTATTATCCATATATTGGTCAG GATGAAGGCTGCCTCTACAACCCATCCGGGAAAGCTGCCGGCTGCAAGGGCTTCAAAGAGATCCCCAAAGGAGACGAGAAGGCCCTGAAGCGAGCGGTGGCCCAGGTTGGTCCCGTGTCTGTCGGTATTGATGCCAGTCTTCCTTCTTTTCACTTCTACAGCAAAG GAGTCTACTATGATGAAAACTGTAACCCTGAGGACGTGAACCATGCTGTCTTGGCCGTTGGCTATGGAAACATAAAGGGTACAAAGCACTGGATCATCAAAAACAG TTGGGGCGAGCAATGGGGCAGGAAAGGCTACATCCTTATGGCCCGTGAAAAGAAGAACGCCTGTGGCATCTCCAACCTCGCCAGTTTCCCAGTGATGTGA